ACCCCCTTCTTTTGAGCGCGGTGCTGCTGGCTGGCTGCCAATCGGCTACTACCACCGATACGGCGCAAGCGGGCGCGGGCACGGCTTCGGCCGCCGCCCTGCTCACGCCCGGCCCCTGGCGCGGCGAACTGGCCGCGCAGGGCCAGAAAATTCCGTTTCTATTTGAAGTGAAAACGGAAGCTGGCAAGCCCGTAGTCTACCTGATTAATAAGGGCCTGAACGGCGAGGAACGTCTGCGCTGCGACGAGATTTCGGCGGCCGGCGACTCGGCCACCATCAAGCTACACGTCTTCGATGCCGCGCTGGTGGTGCGCGCCGACGGGCAGGGCAAGCTGCGAGGCGCGTGGGTGAAATACGACTCGAAAACGCCGTATCGGGTGCCGCTGGTAGCTACGGCGGGCGAGCAGCCGCTATTCCAGAGTACTGCCGCTAAAGGTTCACCTTTCAGTGGAACATGGAAAACAGAGTTTAAAGATAAAACTGGCAAGTCGTATCCGGCCGTTGGTATTTTTAAGCAAACTGGCAGGGACGTAACCGGCACGTTTTTAACCACTACCGGAGACTACCGCTACTTAGCTGGACAGATGGATGGCTCTACCATGCGGTTTAGTACATTTGATGGAGGTCATGCTTTCCTGTTTATAGGAAAACCAAATAATAGCCAGGGCATAGCAGACACGTTAAACGACCAGGTTTACACTAAAATTAAAGGCGACTACTACTCCGGCAAATCGGGCCACGAAACCTGGACCGCTACCCTCGACCCCAAGGCCAAGCTGCCCGACGCCGACACACTCACCTACCTCAAGAAGGGCGAGTCGCGGCTGAATTTCAAATTCCCGAGCATCGTGCAGGGCAGCAGCATCTCCCCTACCGACCCCAAGTATCGGGGCAAGGTAGTAGTGGTGCAAATCCTGGGCTCATGGTGCCCCAACTGCATGGACGAAACTGC
The genomic region above belongs to Hymenobacter psoromatis and contains:
- a CDS encoding peroxiredoxin family protein, with protein sequence MKAYPLLLSAVLLAGCQSATTTDTAQAGAGTASAAALLTPGPWRGELAAQGQKIPFLFEVKTEAGKPVVYLINKGLNGEERLRCDEISAAGDSATIKLHVFDAALVVRADGQGKLRGAWVKYDSKTPYRVPLVATAGEQPLFQSTAAKGSPFSGTWKTEFKDKTGKSYPAVGIFKQTGRDVTGTFLTTTGDYRYLAGQMDGSTMRFSTFDGGHAFLFIGKPNNSQGIADTLNDQVYTKIKGDYYSGKSGHETWTATLDPKAKLPDADTLTYLKKGESRLNFKFPSIVQGSSISPTDPKYRGKVVVVQILGSWCPNCMDETAYLAPWYAQNKARGVEVIGLGYERSADYDKAAPRLRKLKERYHIGYDLAVAGTSDKDSVAASLPQLAKFLGFPTTIFLDKKGVVRSIRTGFSGPGTGQYYEDEKAHFNRTVDKLLKE